From the genome of Candidatus Peregrinibacteria bacterium:
TTCTGGTTGTTTTTATACGGTGGCTTGATGAAATGCTAGATGTTTTGATAGTGACAAATCAGAGGCTTATAAGTATTGAGCAAGTAAATTTATTTCAAAATGCCGCATCAGAAACAAATCTTCCAATGATTCAAGATGTAAAAGGTCGCAAAAAGGGTATTTTTGGTGGTCTTTTGCAATATGGTGAAATGGAAATACAGACAGCGGCAGAGAAGATAGAGTTCAGAATACATGATGTAGGAGATCCCTTCACAAAGGCGAAGAGAATTCTGGACATAAGGGACGAATTTATCAGGGAGTATGAAGTGCATTCGCACAGTGGGCCGAATCCACATGATGCAAACAGTGGTTTCCCGGGTTATAGCGCCACTGCAGCCGAAGGTAATGAGCAAACAAATATACACTAATTTTTTTATATGAATAATTTATTGATAGTTCTCGGTGCTATGATTTTTCTTATAATTCTCTGGATGCTGACGTATAGAAATATTTTGCAGCATTACAAGTCTGAGATCTCAAAGAGTGAAAGTGATTTAAAGCAGAAATTTTTTATAGTTTTTAATAGGATCCCTTACCTTCTTGAGGTTATGTCTGAGTATAAGGTTTTTATGTCTCATAATGGCGCTGAAATATTGGAGATGCGAACGACACTTATAGATTCGGAATTGAAAATTGAAGATGCTTTTGAGATTTATGTAAAATTATATACTTACGTTGAAGAGGTGTTTGCTACAGATGGAAGTCAGTTCAAGTCTGACGTTGGTTTCCTCGAGATTCTCTATGAGCTTCAAGATATGCATGATGAGATAAGGCTTATTGTAAAAGAATACAATGGTAGTGCGGTAGGCTTTAACGAAAAACTTTTAAAATTCCCTGGTAATTTTGTAGGTGGTTTGTTTAACATGCAATCTCTACGCACACTGTGAACGTAGTGAACTTAGTGTGCAAAATAAAGAGCGCGTAGCGCAACCATAAATAAATAAATAAATAAATGTCACACATAGTTACCAAACCGAAATTTTTTATAAAGACATTTGGTTGTCAGATGAACACTTCGGATTCGGAAAGAGTTATAACTGTTTTGGAAGCCCTTGGATATGAAAGTGTAAACGAAGAAGAATCTTTGAAATATGTAGATTTTGTGATTTTCAATACCTGTTCGGTAAAGCAAAAAGCTGAAGATAAAATGCTCGGAGTTATTAAGCATTATCATAAAATGCGAAAAATAAATCCAAATATAATTCTTGGTGTTACCGGATGTATGGTGCGGCAGACCGGAGTCAAAGAAGATGTTAGAAAGATAAAAGAGGGTAGGGGTGATGAGATTCCCGAGTATCGCAAGGTGCGCGCACTTGATCTGAAAAAACGTGGTTTAGCTGCCAAAAAAGGGTATGATATTTTACTTACAAGACTTACACAAATTGATTTAGTATTTAGAATTGAGGACATAGCAATTCTTGGAAATTTACTCAAAGAAGTTAATCCGAATTTACAACTCAACGAAATAGTTGATGAAGGGACTCTTGAAAATTATTTCAAAATAGCACCGAAAGTAG
Proteins encoded in this window:
- a CDS encoding LemA family protein, translating into MNNLLIVLGAMIFLIILWMLTYRNILQHYKSEISKSESDLKQKFFIVFNRIPYLLEVMSEYKVFMSHNGAEILEMRTTLIDSELKIEDAFEIYVKLYTYVEEVFATDGSQFKSDVGFLEILYELQDMHDEIRLIVKEYNGSAVGFNEKLLKFPGNFVGGLFNMQSLRTL